A stretch of DNA from Acomys russatus chromosome 4, mAcoRus1.1, whole genome shotgun sequence:
ttcccctcctccagccccagaCGCTTTCTGCCTTCCAACCCTGGCCTTTTAGGAGCCCTTCTCTCCCAGTTTCTTGCTGCCCTTTGCCTTCCCAATCACAGTCTCAACAATCACAGAGGTCTCTTCATATGTCTGAATACTCTCTGTTGAGATCTTCTCAATGGATTCCACAACCTCTACTTTCTTAAAAGCTAAAGCCTTCGGAGGGCTTTTTGCCGGCAGACTACTGCTCTGACTCCCAGGTCCTTCTGCGCCATCCTGACTGGACCCAGACATCTGTGACTGGGGTGTAGGTGGTCCATCAGGACCAGGTATGATCACGGGGCAGGGTCTCCTGGAGCCCTCATCTTCCTTCTTGCCGTCATCATCTTTTTCCTCTGGGGCTTTTGGTTCCTTGGCCTTTATCCCATTCTTGTCTGTAATCTGCGGATGGTTTGAGTGGTCACCTTCCGTGCACTGGGGAACCCCCAGTCCATTCTCCACAGGTGGCATGGGCTGCCCAGGAGAGGGCTCCACGTGACCATCGTAATGCATAGAGTCTTCCTCAATGGAGACCACCACCCCACCTCTAGCCGGGATGGAGGAGGAGTAGAAATCAGGGTCCACAAAACTAGCATCCCCTGTGACCAGTATATGGCGTCCTTTGGTGAAGAGGTCAGAGGGTGGCTCCGGCTCAGGTTCTTTGTGGCCACTCACTCTCTCTTTGACTACTTTGCACAGTTTCCCAAAGGCTTTGCTTATCTGGCTCCCGTCTGGCACATCCTCGGGGTCTCCTTCTTGTGTTGGGCTTACTTTATGGCCTCCCCCTGGTCCCGGCTGAGAGCCACTGTCTGCTTTAAGCTCCACCTGCGCTACCTGTGGCTCCTGCAGAGTTTTTAATGATGCGTCTTCCAGAGTTTCGTCCACTTTGTCTTGAGTTATAATCTCCTTTCTTTTTGGAAGGCTCTTGGGCAGGGCCTTTTGTCTCGGTTTAGCTGCTGTGATATCCTGCACAGCCCTGGTGAGATCTAGTGAAAAGCACACAGGGAGTGAGCCAAACACACGTGTCAGTAAGAGGGaatgaccacgttccctggaaaACAGAACAACTGTATTACAGGTGAGTGTCCAGGAATAGACTGAGCCACAATGGGGAAAGAGCCACGGATCTGTCATCCATGTTGAGGTCCCAAATCAACCAGCTGGGAGAACCTCCTAGACTCTCCCAATGGAAAGGGAAGGTGCCATGTTACCTGGCACTCACAGTTCACCCTCAGCTGGGATAACACAAAGAGATACGTGGTACTATACCATGACACCAAGCTAGAATGACTCCAGTCTCAGGCCCATCCCTGTTGTATTCACAGCAGGGAACCTGGATCCCCACTACACAGTGGGAGATCACTCCACatagccatctctctaaccccctcAAAAGAAGCACACAGCAAGGCTGCCGGGCCTATGGCAGGTTCAGATGGCTTCAGGCTTGGAGACAACATCTATGTACAGTGTCCCAACACCCTAACTGTGACTATGCCTTGATCAGCGCTCCCTTCATTTGGGGCCGAAAGAGGAATCAATGCTATTAATTTCATAACTGAATAGGTATCCGTGTTCCTTCCTCGGCTAAATGTCTTGGGTTGAAGCTGGCGTTCCTGGGTGGGCTATCCCCCAGTTACTTTTCTCCTTAGAAACTTCTTGGCTCAGTTATATATTCTATGCAAGGAATGAGGGAAGGCAATCTCCCCCACATAAAAGTAATTTctgggctagggagatagctctGTCTGTAAAATGCTTCTTGCACacgcatgaggaactgagttcactccccagaattcatgagaagaggaaaaaaagaggtgTGGTGATATGGTTCATTgctagaagacagaggcaggtggatgggggATAGGACAGGCAGCTCAGTGTAGTagacaagctccaggccaataagAGACCACgtctagacagacagacagacagacagacagacagagataatgCTGTTGCAAGTCattatttccagcactcaggcagaggtaagcagatttCTATAGAGTTTGAAGCTAACCTGGCCTCCATTgccagttccaggtcagccagaactacatagtgagaccctgtcacaaaaacaaacaaaagccaagcaaaacaaaaagagagcatGTCACCTAAGGAACATTTATGTGTCCCTGCACACACAAGTGCGCACACTGAATTTCCAAAAGGGCTGGAGGGGAACGTGGATGGCAAGAGAAAATCTCTTGTCGCTGCctaaatggaagaaggaagcagagcaagCCCGGGCTGGAAGGCAGCTGCCAGAGTGGAGGAGCGTTACCTTTTCCACTGGACCCAAGGCTGAGAGAGGCACCATGGCTCGGGGTGATCAGAGAGATGGGAGTCTCGATGAAAACGGAGCTCAACCTGCCAGGAAGAATGTGGCACCATCTTTAAGTCATCAAACCAAATGGAGTGAGAGACAAGATCAACTCTTGAATCATGAGCAAAAATGGAAActggagagagacacacacacccagacagacagacagacagacagagaaagagacagagagagagaaagagagacagatagaggcagagacagacagacagagagagatagtcagacaggcagacagagacagacagacagagaaagagacagagaaagagacagacagacagacagacagagacagacaggcagacagagacagagagacagaaagagagatagagacagacagagacagaaagagaaatagagacagacagagacagacagataggcacagagatagacagacagacagacagacagagatagatggagagagagacagagagcgcaGGAGCACACTTTCTCAGGATGAAAGTGCACATGAATTGCACATCACAAAGTGTTAaccacagagacatttgcacacaggaaaggacacagaaaacaTTTCCTTGAGCTCAAGTCATAAGCTGTGAAAAGGCCGTGGGCACTGACAGTGACTACTTAGAATCTACCACACACTTCTCCATCAGATGCAGTCTGTGGACTTTCATTCTTTAATTAAAGAATTAAGTCCAGCTGCGATATTTAGGGCAAATAATTATTCTAAGTAGGATACACAATATACAGGACAGATAGGTAGATATGTAGACATGACATTATATaccacatatataatatacatataggGTACAATATATAGGATACATATAGTATAGGACATAAAGTAATAGCTAAGAAAATTacacatcacattttaaaataatgtataatatgtaaatataaaactatttttaaaatggagaaaaggtGTGAGAAATTCCTGGATTGAGGTAGAGCGTTCAAGAGTTGCTTGTGCCATACTctaacattttatctttttcttttttaatctacttCAAAATTGATATTAACAAGCCAGCCAAAAGGTACACCATTAACTTTGTGGGCTCCTTTTCCCTTACATGAGAATTGTCCAAAGGACGTTAAGCGCAGCTCTTGAGTTCCTTACTCAGATGTGCTCAGAGCGTTCACAGACACATAAGTAGACCATGGAGCCAGCCCAGGGCATCCGGCTCTTGCTGGAGAGAGAACAGGGGAACGCTTGCTTTCCCTGCTAAGCATTCACACTGGATGCACAGGgcccagctgaggcaggaagaggtaTCCTGTGTGAGGCCTTGGTGAAGGAGAAGGACTTCTAGGATCCTTCGACCTAAATCCCAAAACTTGGGCAGACTGCTGTTGAAGAGACACAAACTGGATGCCTGACCTGTTGCCTGAAGCTTATCTATAGATGGCTATCCGCTTAGCCTAGCCAGGAGAGAGAACTTTCAGAAGTAATGGGGTTATCACAGTTCTGTCATGGAGTTGTGCACTGATCCTCCCAGATGATAAATGCCACAGGgatggcagcggcggcggcggcagcttTAAACACTCCTCAGTGTCAGGCAGTGGATGAGGCATGAGCCTGTGACCTCACCTACTAGACCATCAGTTCCCAGGGGCACAAAAAAGCCTCCTAACTGCTGCCGTTTCTGGTCACCCGACTTCAAATGTCAGGCATACCTTCAGCCATCCACACCTTGCCTCCCAAGCTCTCTGCCCGAATCGCCCGCCCGCAGTGGTCTGTCACACTGCCTGTGCTGCACAGTCATTCATCCTCAAGTCAGGAGTGTTTGCGTTTCCCTTGCCTGCCCCACCACCAGTCCCTCCAACTGGGCCTGGGACCTATTGGGAACGCGATGAAGATTTGCAGAATGAGGCTATGGCCATGCCAGCGAgccagacatacagacagacgcACCGCCATACCTGTTGCCTTCGATCTCAATGATCCGGTGATACCGGTCTAGCTCACTCCTCAGGGTCTGCTGGGCCACGGCCAGCTGCCTGCAGTCGTAGGACGACCTCTCCAGAGACCGCTCGGCCTCCTCTATCTCCTTGCGCAGGTTTTCGATCTGCTCATTGTAAAGTTGTATTTCATCATCGTAGCACTCGTGGGCGTGTTTAATAGCTTGCTCCAGGGATGATGTCTGCGGCAGACACAAACCGTGTGAAACTcccaaaaacagacaaaagctaATGTTGGGGGCTGGTGCGATGGCTTGCCGAGTACGGGTATGCGTGGCTGCTGAGCGAGTAAGGGGACCTGAACTCAAATCTCTAGCATCCAGTAAGCTCAGCGTCAAGATGGGGCGTGAGGGTGGAAATGCTTAATTTCAGGGCCAGTaggagaccctacctcaaaaaataaggtcaaaggtgatagagaaagacacttgatgtccttttctgacttCTCTGTGCATGCCCACATGAACTTAGTGACAAGCTCTTGGGATCTGCCCATCTCCACCCTGCAATGTACAGAGCTTGGAAACAGAGTTGAACCCAACTCAGGACCGCCCCCCTGGGACTTCAGAAAGGGATATCTCACAAGGAGCAGAGTGGAGGCCGGTTCCAGACTACTACCAGGACTGGCAAGCGGGGACCTGAGCCTGACATTTTGAAGCGGTGACCTTTTGTAATGTATATGGAGGAGCTGAGGGGAGACAAGTCTTAAGACAGAAACCCAACCAAAGAGGGAAGACAAACAGCATGAAGGAACCTGtggcaagagaagagagagacagtgagccagGGCCTCAGATCCTGGTTCCTGGTCCCTGCTGCGTACCTGTTCTCAAATTTCATAAGTTTCCTGTTACAAACAGTTccttttgggggttgggggaaccTTCTCAGGGGAGAACCCAGCGTGACCCACTTTAACCAAGTCACTGAAGTGACCACCCATCAACAGGAATGGTGCTTCTCACGGGCTCCTCCCAACATGTGGAGGGCCGGTCCACAGAACTGTGCGTGTCTTCAAGGTGAGCCAGGCAGGGACATTAAGGCAGTGTCCTGGCCAGCAGGAGCTCAGGAGGCACAGGGCCTCAGCATGGACAGGTGGCAGCATTCAGGAAGTGGCACCCCTCTGAGGTTCCTGGTTTTCCTCATTGTTTGCCTGGTTATAGAAGGTTACCTtgggggaggctgagacagagacGATACAGGATGTAGTGCCATCTTTCCAACCTTGTATAAATCTAAATTTATTTCAAACTGCTACAGTACCCTTCCTGTCTAGGCCGATTGCCACCGGTTTCTAGTCCTACAAAATCAGTCTCcatctcacagccacctgtaatgtCAAATGTCAGGTCACAGCCACCACCTACTGGGGTAGCCATGCTCTTGCCCAGATGACTGTGGagaccacacacaaacacacacacacacacacacacacacacaccaggaaatgTTTTCATGAAACAAGGGGATCATAAGTCCTTTCGCGGGCTTGAATCTCAGGGCTGCTTCATGGCGACATCAAGGGAATGTGTGGGACCCCATGTCAGGGGACAAAAGGCTTGAGAGCATGCTCGCTCACCTTTCGTATGTGCTTGAAGTGTTCCACAGTAAAGGATAGAATAAAAAGGGATGTGTGACGAGAACCTATGTCCTCTTTGGGTATGGAGCACTGGTTGTAGGAAAGATCTTAGTAATGGATCAACTCACAGCCTCATCGGGGAGGAGCTGCTCTTGCTCCTTTGcaacagatgaggaaattgaagtATATGGGGGAAATTATTTTCCCATCAACACCACAGCAAGATGCAAACCCACCTGTACATTTCCTAAAACTGTGGCCTCCCCATGCCATCCTCCTCCAGGATACAAGTAAGCAGTGGACagcatgtgcagagagagagagagagacagggagacagagacagacagacagagacagacagacagagacggaaagagacagaaacagaggatgGAATCCACCCTGGGCCCTGGTAAACTACACTGCCATCTATCAGCAGTCAGGCATACCAGCACTCCTTACAGAATTGACACAGGACTCGTGTGACCACAGGCAAGGATTTCCTTGAGTGTTTCAGACTTCTAAACTGTAAGCCTGATAGCAAAGTGTTGTCAGaagaacagagtcagagactaGAAAATACCACAGTCTCCTACCTACAGAATAAATATgctctttttttataatttatggtTTGATGGCTTGCTTTTTTGTTCTGGTGGTTGATAGTTTACAGGTTGGTTGTttctttgaatgtgtgtgtgagtgtgtgtgtgtgtgtgtgtgtgtgtgtgtgtgtgtgtgtgtgtgtgtttaaaggccATGCCCTTAGGTGGCAAGTTATGCATGCCATGTGCGTCCTCGTGTGCTGTGTTGTCCATGCCGTGTGTCTCAGGCACCTTCCAACCTTTACCAAGCAGCTAATACTCCGCAGCATTCTTCAGACTCCATCCACCTTCCTTGGTGTCCAAGGATGTGATACCTGTTTATGAAACTAGACTCTGTCTACACCAACATGGCTTTTATAGCTCAATAACATAAACCAcgtatcaagaaaacaaagaatattgaAGAAAAACAATCAGCTTCGCAGTTTACAAGCTTGGGTGTGGCTGAAGGAATCCCCAAGCACACAACATCTCTGCCCTGCGCTGGGGACACAATCATCACCAACAGCTGTCGGAGAATGTGACACAGAACAAGGCGAGTGATTCAACCACTGGCGCTGATGACCAGCTGCACCTCAAATACCATCCCTCACACTGTGAAAGGAAGAGATTTCCAGAAAGAAATCACTCATAAAAGGCAGGTGGCACGGGagtcagaagaaaggaagagtagCCAAGGTTATCTGGAGGGGAGCATCTAAGGCCCAGGAGAGCGAGGTGGAGGGCATGGACCACATGGGAGCATCTAAGGCTCAGGAGAGTGAGGTGGAGGGCATGgaccacacagaggcacacactttACAAGTGAGGTGACTGCTGTTTCCACTTGGAGCGATAAATGGTCTGTATCTTTCTATCTCTTCAGAGAGCAGCACAGGGCAGCAGGGGCCCATGTGGGAGCCAGCACAGGGCAGGTGGGGCCCATGCAGGAGCCGGACAGCAGGTCCATCTATGCAGGGACTCCAGCCTCAGCCCTCTTAGGGCCAGAGCATCCTTGGGTGTAAGGCATTTATTTAGAAGGAGGAAGAGTCTCTTGGGACCAGGCCTAGATCATGAGGACAAATGTACCAAGAAGGTCACGACTGTCCGGAAGTGTGGCACCCCACTgtgcttccttcttccccatgCTTCTCAaattcctaatgctgcaaccctttaatatagttcctcttgttgcagtgacccccccccaaccataaaattatttttgtttctacttaataaaggtaattttgctactgttatgaatcatagtgtaaaatctttttatataaatgtttgccAAAAAGGTCTCGACATACATGTTGAGAATTGCTGCCTAGAAAATagtgaagaaaattgaaatcaggCAGCACACTAAGTACACATCTCCCTTCGGTGGGAAGACCAAGATGAAGGTATGGGCCATAGGTGTCTGGCACTGTGTGGAAACAGTGGCTTGGCTGGCAGGGCCTGGACCTACCACACCACTTCTGCTGCCACGGTCAAGTCAGCCAGCAGAGGACTGAAGGACCTAAAAGACCGATAGAAGCTTTACTATTTGAGACATCTTGCAACAAATGGGTTAATTTATgtgaaataatgacaataatgatACAGCCAGCAAGATAGCTTTGTGGGTAAAGAAAGGTTCTTGTTACCAAGCATAAGAAATTTGAGCCCCAGGAccatacaaaagaaagaattgccctctgaacttcacatgtgatgtgcacacatgggacagagaaagagacagagacagagagacagagactgagagagagacaaagacagagggagagagagacagagacacacagagactgagagagggagagacagacaaacaaaaagacagaacaagagacagagaaatataataagagagagaggagagaggagagagagagagagagagagagagagagagagagagagagagagagagagagagagagagagagagagagagagagaatgtggttggtggtggtttggtttggttagctTAAGGAAGATGCAGTGATTAAACGCTGACTTCCTCATCCTACCACTAGATGGCGATAAGAACCTTgatgaaaaaaagaggccagggtGCAACCTGCTTGGCAATCAATAAACCTGTTTTCAGGTCCCCTCAAGACATCCAATTGCCTGTCACTCGTCTGCCACCTAGAACTGAATCCCCACGGGACTTGGGCATCTGCGTTTGGCCTACTTGAAGGAGAGGCCCTCAGCTCCGCTCTCAGGCTCTGTTCTCCTACGCTGGATCTAATGCCCATGGAATCACCTGGAGGACTTGTTAAAATGGGGGTTGCCAGGCCACAGCTCACCTGGATGTACCCATGAATTTGCATTTCTGATAAGTTCCCAggtgctgctgatgctgctgggcCAGGGAACTTACCCTGAAGACCCCAACTGTGGAACGTTCtggaagcatttaaaaaaaaaaaaaaaggaaatagaaccGCCTACCGCAGCCCTGCCACATGTCCTGTGCCCACCAAGCCTTGGGTTGGCTGAAGGGCTAAGAAACCAAACCTCCTTTAGAGGTCAGTTACTTGTTGCAGAAGCACAAAGGCTCTTAAACTAGCCAAACGCACACTGTATAGGAAgtaagccttgaactcacaagaccAGGCATGGAACATTCTGGCACCGACTCCTCACCCCACCACACCCTTTCACACCCAGTGACCCGCCCTTGCATGTCTAGTTCTCAAAACATGGTTCCCGAACCAGGACTGTCAACATAACCTGGAAACTTGAAAATTCATGACTCAGACAGACCCAGTGAGTTAGAAACTATTGTCTTCAACTAGGGCTAATTAGACAAGATCGTGGTCTCGGTGAactttgcctctccagtgctaaaCCTTGACTATGCCACATGGCAAGGGACTTTGTAAGTGTTAAAGCTCTTAattatttcttctctgaaaagTAAGTTATTTAAATTAACTCTAATCACAGAAGCCCCgaaagaggaagaagccagagaagTGAGATTGGAGTCAGAGGATTAGACACTGAGAACTTTGAAGGCGGAACAGCTTTGGACGGAGGAATGCTCGGCCTCTACGACCAAAGCCAGCAAGGAAATAGCGTCCTCCTCACTACAGGCTGGCAGAGTTGACTTCTACCGACAGCCTGAAGGATGAATAATCTTGGAAGCAAGTTTTCCCACAAGATGCTCCAGCTGGGGCCCAGGTGGGCCACTCCTTTATTTCATCCTGGGAGACCCAGATCAGAGAGACCAACCACCATACCTGGGTTTCGGCAACCTGTGAAGGCGGCCAACCTGGGCCTCATTAGATCCTCAGCTGGATTGTGTTACTGAACACAGTCGCCCCTCTGCATCCGAAGAGTCCACATCCATGGACTCAATGATTTGGAGACTGAAAGTATTTTCAACTGTGCCTCTGCTGAATGAATATATGCAGCCATTTGTGTCATTtcctacataataaaatataaaactattacACCCCACTCACATGATATTGGGTGTTGGAACTGAGTTAAAGCTAATGGGAGAACTGCATAGGTTATATGCAAACACTGAGACACTTCAGAGACTTGAGCATGTGTGAGTTTTAGTAACCGTGGGGATGGGAACACTAATTCCCCTTGAACACCAATGAGCGACTGTACAGCAGCTGCAGACGTCTCAGGCCGTGCGGGCCCACTGTGCTGCACTGTGGAAGCGGTGTGCTGTTCACAGAGGCCGTGCGGGCCCACTGTGCTGCACTATGGAAGCGGTGTGCTGTTCACAGAGGCCGTGCTTCTTGCTTTACACTTTGGCCCCttgcagagcagcagccagagctggGTCAGCCATGGGAGAACACACCCAACACTCTGTGGGGTGCTGTGTAGTAGGTAGGCGAGCCATATGAAACCCATTTTCACCTCAGGCTACTTCAGCTTGCCAGGGATTCACCACGACATGATCTCTCAAGGACAGTGCATAATAGATGGAAtgatttagtaattttttttgaCAACTATCTTTATATAATTGgcttgcttttaataattttgggGGATTTTCgagtctgggtttctctgtacagccctggctgtcctggactcacttcgtagatcaggctggccttgaactcacaaagatactcctgcctctgcctcccaagtgctaggattaaaggcgtgtgccgccacgcctggctaattattatgatgaggatgatgatgatgatttaggCCTCTAACATTTTCTGAGTAGGGGTCTACATGCTTCACCAAACTACCAAAGTCTaagggcagggaggggcctagaagagaaagtgagaccctgccttagcCACAGAGATAAACTGCTGAGGCTCAGTAGCGGCAGAGGGTGAGACCAGGGCCTGACCAACAGCTCTAGCTCATATTCCCAGACGCCAAGCCATCCTGTTAGCTCACACCCAAGGAAGTGTGACTAACAGTTTGAAAACCATTGCCTTTCAGAACCA
This window harbors:
- the Bfsp1 gene encoding filensin encodes the protein MLERLNKEADEALLRNLHLQLEAQFLQADISVAKDRYKKNLLEIQTYITILQQIIQSAPQVPLVTGVMREEKLLTEREVTALRNQLEEGREALTHLQAQKAELQAQTSSLEQAIKHAHECYDDEIQLYNEQIENLRKEIEEAERSLERSSYDCRQLAVAQQTLRSELDRYHRIIEIEGNRLSSVFIETPISLITPSHGASLSLGSSGKDLTRAVQDITAAKPRQKALPKSLPKRKEIITQDKVDETLEDASLKTLQEPQVAQVELKADSGSQPGPGGGHKVSPTQEGDPEDVPDGSQISKAFGKLCKVVKERVSGHKEPEPEPPSDLFTKGRHILVTGDASFVDPDFYSSSIPARGGVVVSIEEDSMHYDGHVEPSPGQPMPPVENGLGVPQCTEGDHSNHPQITDKNGIKAKEPKAPEEKDDDGKKEDEGSRRPCPVIIPGPDGPPTPQSQMSGSSQDGAEGPGSQSSSLPAKSPPKALAFKKVEVVESIEKISTESIQTYEETSVIVETVIGKAKGSKKLGEKGS